A DNA window from Fodinibius sp. Rm-B-1B1-1 contains the following coding sequences:
- a CDS encoding response regulator, with translation MNPIHILLVEDNEGDIVLTTEALEEGKIANSISIVRDGWEAIQYLEQNEGYENAEQPDLILLDINLPKVNGHEVLKHIKESDELKQIPVIMLTTSSDQVDIEKAYDNHSNCYITKPVDVDNFIEVISTIEDFWISIVQLPPKVK, from the coding sequence ATGAACCCCATACATATATTATTAGTCGAAGACAACGAAGGTGATATTGTTCTCACAACCGAAGCGCTGGAAGAAGGTAAAATTGCCAACTCAATTTCTATTGTAAGAGATGGTTGGGAGGCTATTCAATATTTAGAACAAAACGAGGGCTACGAAAATGCTGAACAGCCAGACTTAATATTACTGGATATTAATCTTCCAAAGGTTAATGGTCATGAAGTACTAAAACACATCAAAGAAAGTGATGAGCTTAAACAAATTCCGGTTATCATGCTTACCACTTCTTCCGATCAAGTTGATATCGAAAAAGCATATGATAACCACAGCAATTGCTATATCACCAAGCCGGTTGATGTTGATAATTTTATAGAAGTAATATCAACTATTGAAGATTTTTGGATTTCCATTGTACAACTTCCTCCAAAAGTTAAGTAA
- a CDS encoding PAS domain-containing protein, with protein MGQSYQILLIEDDDEDVKQIKAELNKVDSDIQLQVISTKQELINCLKEAPPQLIICDYDLHNITGIEALTYVQENSPNLPFILVSESIGEDKAVDAMLKGASDYVMKNDLSRLCPAIIREITNYEEHKAQQSRFEETQSRYESLIQSVNGIVWEADADTFAFQYISPQANDILGYSPEEWLNTSDFWQNHIHPEDREEATKFCHHQTKQGNDHSFEYRMLSSNNEIVWIRDYVSVIYEDGQPSQLRGLMVDISKEKQTEFQRDKAYEIADIGHWELDLIHDNLFWSDAVKSLHEVDQNFELDLETALDFYKEDDHRRKITNAIEQAIETGTPFDVELKIITAGGNERWVRAVGEPEFRNGTCVRIYGSTQDITARKEVERKLRDVVEHSTNMFYRHDTNHVLSYVSPQSKDFLGYPPEEAKQKWTEFATDHPINKKGFEYTQQAIYTGQTQPPFELQLQKKDGDIIWVLVNEAPIVEGGETVAIVGSLTDITDQKEYEKKIKETNKKLKAAQNIAKLGYWKLDLQTDEVYWSKQAYDIWEINPNQPIDMDVILTHMHPNDRDAFIKENEKTLTNHQPLNFQHRILLPGKSYKWVEVMGTIETASDGTPISLEGTVQDITEKKELELLLNQTNRLARVGSWEIDLTKDKSKQVFWSEMTREILEVKPDYNPTLEKAIKFYEPNSRKRIQKSIDKAINEGIAFDLELLVKTATGNKRWVRSIGQPEFIDGECVRIYGSYQDIHDRKTSELELERRNEFIETTLNNLPIGIAVNQIDNGKKVLMNPQFSKIYGWPEKVLNDKDTFFEKVYPDGEYREQIKDQILTDIQSGDPERMQWSNIKITTQNGDQRIVNSKNIPLPDQNLMISTVVDVTAEKEAEREKIQILERIDDAFFALDENWVVTYWNNKAEELLEMPREQILGENLWEIYDDAITLDFYPKYHKALTEQVTVQFEEHYPPLDKWFEVNAYPSETGLSVYFRDITEQKKSHARLLQLNQELEDHAEELAAANKELEQFAYVASHDLQEPLRMVSSFLKRLEKKYAHKLDDTAQQYIDFAVDGSQRMRRIILDLLNYSRIDQNDHKKQEVNLNKLIDEIKKLEHTRLQEKSAIIHCDDLPTIEAAQTPIQQVFQNLLNNAIKYTKEDTTPEVHISCEEHNNYWKFSITDNGIGIKKEFQDKIFTIFQRLHTQEEYAGTGIGLAISRKIVEKHGGEIWVDSKEGEGSTFYFTIRKY; from the coding sequence ATGGGACAATCATACCAAATACTACTAATTGAGGATGACGACGAGGATGTAAAACAGATAAAGGCGGAACTCAATAAGGTAGATTCTGATATCCAACTGCAGGTAATATCCACAAAACAAGAGCTGATCAACTGTCTTAAAGAAGCTCCTCCCCAACTCATTATTTGTGATTATGACTTGCACAACATCACCGGTATTGAGGCCCTTACTTATGTACAAGAAAACAGTCCCAATCTTCCATTTATTTTAGTATCAGAATCTATTGGTGAAGATAAAGCCGTAGATGCTATGTTAAAGGGGGCTTCAGACTACGTAATGAAAAACGACCTCAGCCGATTATGCCCTGCTATTATCAGAGAAATTACCAACTATGAAGAACACAAGGCTCAACAATCGAGGTTTGAGGAAACACAAAGTCGATACGAATCGCTCATCCAGTCGGTAAATGGTATTGTATGGGAAGCTGATGCTGATACTTTTGCATTTCAATATATAAGCCCACAAGCTAATGACATACTGGGTTACTCTCCTGAAGAGTGGCTAAACACATCTGACTTTTGGCAAAATCACATTCATCCCGAAGACCGCGAAGAAGCTACCAAGTTTTGCCACCATCAAACAAAGCAGGGGAACGATCATTCTTTTGAATACCGGATGCTTAGCTCTAATAATGAGATAGTCTGGATCAGAGATTACGTGTCCGTAATTTATGAGGACGGCCAGCCCAGCCAGTTGCGTGGATTAATGGTTGATATTTCAAAAGAAAAACAAACCGAGTTTCAACGCGATAAAGCATATGAAATTGCTGATATTGGTCATTGGGAACTTGACCTAATCCACGATAATCTCTTCTGGTCGGATGCTGTTAAAAGCCTGCATGAAGTTGATCAAAATTTTGAACTTGATTTAGAGACGGCTCTTGACTTCTATAAGGAAGATGACCATCGGCGAAAAATAACTAACGCTATAGAACAAGCAATAGAAACCGGTACCCCCTTTGATGTTGAGCTCAAGATAATAACGGCAGGTGGGAATGAACGCTGGGTTCGCGCCGTTGGCGAACCTGAATTCCGCAATGGAACTTGTGTTCGTATTTATGGGAGCACGCAAGATATTACTGCGCGTAAAGAAGTAGAAAGAAAGCTTCGCGATGTTGTTGAACACAGCACCAATATGTTCTATCGCCATGATACAAATCACGTGCTTAGCTATGTAAGTCCACAGTCAAAAGATTTTTTAGGATACCCCCCCGAAGAAGCCAAACAGAAATGGACGGAGTTTGCTACCGATCATCCTATTAATAAAAAGGGATTCGAATATACACAACAGGCTATCTACACAGGTCAAACACAACCACCATTTGAACTCCAGCTTCAGAAAAAGGATGGAGACATCATCTGGGTTCTTGTCAACGAGGCTCCAATTGTAGAAGGCGGAGAAACCGTAGCCATTGTAGGTTCTTTAACTGACATCACTGACCAAAAGGAATACGAAAAGAAGATCAAAGAAACCAACAAGAAACTGAAGGCTGCCCAAAATATTGCCAAACTTGGCTATTGGAAGCTTGACCTACAAACAGATGAGGTCTACTGGTCTAAACAAGCCTATGATATATGGGAGATCAACCCGAATCAACCCATTGATATGGATGTTATTCTTACACATATGCATCCCAATGACAGGGATGCTTTCATCAAAGAAAATGAAAAAACATTAACTAATCATCAGCCCCTAAATTTTCAACACCGCATATTGCTACCTGGCAAATCGTATAAATGGGTAGAGGTGATGGGGACAATTGAAACTGCTTCCGATGGTACCCCTATTTCGCTTGAAGGTACAGTGCAAGATATCACCGAGAAAAAAGAACTGGAGCTACTCCTTAATCAAACAAATCGGTTGGCCCGCGTTGGCAGCTGGGAGATTGACCTAACCAAAGATAAGTCTAAACAAGTATTCTGGTCGGAAATGACCCGCGAAATTTTAGAGGTTAAACCAGATTATAATCCAACCCTCGAAAAAGCTATTAAATTCTATGAGCCCAACAGCCGGAAGCGTATTCAAAAATCTATCGACAAAGCCATTAACGAGGGTATTGCTTTCGATCTCGAGCTCTTGGTCAAAACCGCTACAGGTAATAAACGATGGGTTCGCAGTATTGGACAACCAGAGTTTATAGACGGAGAATGTGTACGTATCTATGGCAGCTACCAGGATATCCATGACCGAAAGACTTCGGAGCTGGAGCTTGAACGACGCAACGAATTTATTGAAACTACCCTTAATAACCTTCCTATCGGTATCGCCGTTAACCAAATTGATAATGGAAAAAAAGTTTTGATGAACCCACAGTTTAGCAAAATATACGGCTGGCCTGAGAAGGTTTTAAATGACAAGGATACGTTCTTTGAAAAAGTATATCCGGACGGAGAATACCGAGAGCAAATAAAGGATCAGATACTCACTGATATTCAAAGTGGTGATCCAGAACGAATGCAGTGGTCTAACATCAAAATCACAACACAGAATGGTGACCAGCGGATCGTTAACAGTAAAAATATTCCCCTGCCTGATCAAAACCTGATGATTTCGACTGTTGTTGATGTAACCGCTGAAAAAGAGGCGGAACGGGAAAAAATACAAATACTGGAACGCATTGATGATGCCTTTTTTGCTCTCGATGAGAATTGGGTTGTAACCTACTGGAATAATAAGGCAGAAGAACTTTTAGAAATGCCTCGTGAACAAATATTGGGTGAAAACCTATGGGAGATTTATGATGATGCGATAACCCTCGATTTTTACCCAAAATATCATAAAGCACTAACAGAACAAGTTACCGTTCAATTTGAGGAACATTACCCACCGCTCGACAAATGGTTCGAGGTAAATGCCTACCCTTCCGAAACAGGCTTATCGGTATATTTCAGAGATATTACGGAACAAAAAAAATCGCATGCACGACTCCTACAACTCAACCAAGAGTTAGAAGATCATGCCGAAGAACTGGCCGCCGCTAATAAGGAGCTGGAGCAATTTGCATACGTAGCTTCTCACGATCTGCAAGAACCTCTTCGCATGGTATCAAGCTTCTTAAAACGTCTCGAGAAGAAATATGCCCATAAACTTGATGATACAGCACAACAGTATATTGACTTTGCCGTAGATGGGTCTCAACGCATGAGACGTATTATTTTAGATTTGCTTAATTACTCCCGTATTGACCAAAATGATCACAAAAAGCAGGAAGTAAATCTCAATAAGCTGATTGACGAAATCAAAAAATTAGAACACACTCGCTTACAAGAAAAAAGTGCTATCATACACTGTGATGACTTACCCACCATCGAAGCAGCTCAAACTCCTATTCAGCAAGTTTTCCAAAATCTACTTAACAATGCCATAAAGTATACTAAAGAAGATACCACTCCAGAGGTCCATATCTCGTGCGAAGAACACAACAACTATTGGAAATTTTCAATAACCGACAACGGTATTGGCATTAAAAAAGAGTTTCAAGATAAAATCTTTACTATTTTCCAACGCCTCCATACCCAGGAAGAATATGCAGGAACAGGCATTGGATTGGCCATATCCCGAAAAATTGTAGAAAAACACGGTGGGGAAATATGGGTAGATTCTAAAGAAGGTGAAGGCAGTACTTTTTACTTTACCATTCGCAAATACTAA
- a CDS encoding sodium-dependent transporter, producing MNTDKKSESSTALFSTKLGLILSVLGIAVGTGNIWRFPRIAAQNGGEEGSGAFLIAWLCCLFLFSIPLIIAEYGIGRYGRKGVIGSFVKLVGKKYGWMGGFIGFVATAIMFYYSVVAGWSLFYLVESITSSLPENMQQANMIWEGFQGSFWPSVFHAIMMGLGGLVVIKGISSIERINKILIPSLLLVVVISLIRAVTLPGSIQGLEYLFTPDWQTLLEPSLWLEALTQNAWDTGAAWGLILTYGAYMRTKDDITISAFQTGIGNNIVSLLAAMTIFATVFGTLGSTMNNAEILEIMKTSGPASTGLTFMWMPQLFNEMTWGKFFSILFFLGLTFAAFSSLISMIELASRVFVDMGFPRKTATIFICLTGFFMGLPSALSVDILANQDFVWSVGLMVSGAFMSFAVIRFGPERFRSEIVNNGEEKYTLGGWWKVIIKYVVPVEVISLLIWWIYLSISTYAPNTWYNPLSAFSVATIVVQWGIIMGLLYYYNGTISEKSSPA from the coding sequence ATGAACACCGACAAAAAGAGTGAGAGTAGTACGGCCTTATTTTCTACCAAATTGGGTTTAATCCTAAGCGTATTGGGAATTGCAGTAGGCACAGGGAATATATGGCGATTCCCCCGTATTGCAGCACAAAACGGTGGTGAAGAAGGAAGTGGCGCTTTTTTAATCGCTTGGCTGTGTTGTCTTTTCTTATTTTCCATCCCCCTTATTATTGCAGAGTACGGGATTGGTAGATATGGGAGAAAAGGGGTAATTGGCTCATTTGTTAAGTTGGTAGGCAAAAAATATGGGTGGATGGGAGGCTTTATAGGCTTCGTTGCTACTGCAATAATGTTCTACTATAGCGTAGTTGCAGGTTGGTCTCTATTCTATTTAGTCGAATCTATCACATCCAGTCTCCCTGAAAACATGCAACAAGCCAATATGATTTGGGAAGGGTTTCAGGGTTCATTCTGGCCTTCTGTTTTTCATGCTATTATGATGGGGTTGGGAGGACTTGTTGTCATAAAAGGCATTTCATCAATAGAACGAATCAATAAAATTCTAATTCCCTCATTACTTTTGGTCGTTGTAATTTCATTAATTCGTGCCGTTACACTTCCAGGTAGTATTCAGGGGTTAGAGTATTTATTTACCCCCGATTGGCAAACACTTTTAGAGCCAAGTCTATGGCTCGAAGCACTAACCCAAAACGCCTGGGATACCGGGGCTGCCTGGGGGCTTATTTTGACATATGGTGCATACATGCGTACCAAGGATGATATTACAATTAGTGCATTTCAAACAGGTATTGGCAATAATATTGTTTCACTTCTTGCTGCCATGACTATTTTCGCAACAGTTTTTGGAACTTTGGGAAGTACGATGAACAATGCTGAAATACTGGAGATAATGAAAACCTCTGGCCCCGCATCAACAGGTCTTACTTTTATGTGGATGCCACAACTTTTTAATGAGATGACATGGGGGAAGTTTTTTTCGATTCTATTTTTCTTAGGCTTGACATTTGCTGCTTTTAGCTCATTGATATCAATGATTGAATTGGCCAGTCGTGTGTTTGTAGATATGGGGTTTCCCCGAAAAACAGCGACAATTTTTATCTGCTTGACCGGCTTTTTTATGGGGTTGCCTTCAGCTTTATCGGTAGATATTCTGGCTAATCAAGATTTTGTTTGGTCTGTTGGGCTAATGGTATCCGGTGCTTTTATGTCTTTTGCTGTTATCCGATTTGGACCAGAACGTTTTAGATCAGAAATTGTAAATAATGGAGAAGAAAAATATACTCTCGGTGGTTGGTGGAAAGTAATTATTAAGTATGTTGTTCCGGTCGAAGTTATCTCGTTACTAATTTGGTGGATTTATTTAAGTATTTCCACCTATGCGCCAAACACTTGGTATAACCCTCTCAGTGCATTCTCTGTTGCTACTATAGTAGTCCAGTGGGGAATAATTATGGGACTTCTCTACTATTATAATGGAACTATTTCTGAAAAGTCTTCCCCTGCTTGA
- a CDS encoding S10 family peptidase, whose product MDIRKRNTFWEYCCFVVLFLVLAMMSTKSYAQERKLPADTTIVSTDNVTIKGEEVPYRVSVGTQPVYGEDGKPDASLFYTYYERTDVEDKENRPIFVSFNGGPGAGSLWMHLGYTSPKRLKISDEGYPVQPYGVEDNPHSILDVADIVYVNPVNTGFSRILNDGEKEQFFGVNEDLKYLADWIDNFISRQERWESPKYLIGESYGTPRVSGLAGQLQGRHWMFLNGIVLVSPTGLGLEPEGPSPRSSVLKLPYFTAAAWYHEQLPQDLQSQKLEDILPEVEEFTIEEFLPAISYGGFIDEKRRQDLAQQIARYSGLSKDFVLDYNLAVPASVFWKELLRDEGYTIGRLDSRYTGIDKTQGGDRPDYSPEYSSWKHSFTPAINHYLQDQLGFKTDLQYYVSGPVRPWNREGNETGEMLRQAMAENPNLEVMVQSGYYDGATDYFSAKYTMWNIDPSGKMQDRFRFEGYRSGHMMYLRSEDLETSNEHIREFIRESMPAKGAPAKY is encoded by the coding sequence ATGGATATAAGAAAAAGAAATACCTTTTGGGAGTATTGTTGTTTTGTAGTCTTATTTCTTGTTCTGGCAATGATGTCCACAAAAAGTTATGCCCAAGAGAGAAAACTACCTGCAGACACAACGATTGTCTCAACAGATAATGTGACGATTAAAGGTGAGGAAGTGCCTTATCGTGTAAGTGTAGGCACCCAGCCCGTTTACGGTGAAGATGGTAAACCTGATGCTTCTCTGTTTTATACCTACTACGAACGAACTGATGTAGAGGATAAAGAGAATCGTCCAATTTTCGTTTCATTCAACGGTGGACCTGGTGCGGGTTCCTTATGGATGCATTTGGGATATACCAGTCCCAAACGTTTGAAGATTAGTGATGAAGGTTATCCTGTACAACCATATGGAGTTGAGGATAATCCGCATTCTATTTTAGATGTAGCGGATATTGTATATGTAAATCCTGTTAATACAGGTTTTTCGCGGATTCTCAATGATGGTGAAAAAGAACAGTTCTTTGGTGTTAATGAGGATCTCAAGTATTTAGCTGACTGGATCGATAATTTTATTTCGAGACAGGAACGCTGGGAATCACCTAAATATCTGATTGGGGAAAGTTATGGAACTCCGAGAGTTTCTGGTTTAGCCGGACAGTTACAGGGTCGGCACTGGATGTTTTTAAATGGAATAGTATTGGTATCTCCAACTGGTTTAGGTTTAGAGCCAGAAGGTCCATCCCCGCGTTCTTCTGTATTAAAACTACCCTATTTTACTGCTGCTGCTTGGTATCATGAACAGCTGCCTCAAGATCTGCAAAGTCAGAAACTGGAAGATATTTTACCTGAAGTAGAAGAATTTACTATTGAAGAATTCTTGCCGGCAATATCCTACGGAGGTTTTATTGATGAAAAACGTCGACAAGATCTGGCTCAACAAATTGCACGCTATTCTGGGTTGTCGAAAGACTTTGTTCTTGATTATAATCTTGCGGTACCGGCATCGGTATTTTGGAAAGAGCTACTTCGTGATGAGGGATATACTATAGGCCGACTCGATTCCCGTTATACAGGAATTGACAAAACCCAAGGTGGTGATCGACCAGATTATTCTCCTGAATACTCCTCTTGGAAACACTCTTTTACACCGGCCATTAATCATTACCTGCAAGACCAGCTTGGCTTTAAAACAGATCTGCAATATTATGTTTCAGGACCAGTCCGACCATGGAATAGAGAAGGTAATGAAACAGGAGAGATGCTTCGTCAAGCTATGGCAGAGAATCCAAACTTGGAGGTGATGGTTCAATCAGGATATTACGATGGTGCAACGGATTATTTCTCAGCTAAATATACCATGTGGAATATAGATCCAAGCGGAAAGATGCAGGATCGTTTCCGTTTTGAAGGGTATCGAAGCGGACATATGATGTATTTACGTTCTGAAGACTTAGAAACGTCGAATGAACACATTCGAGAATTTATTAGAGAATCGATGCCTGCTAAAGGGGCACCCGCAAAGTATTGA
- a CDS encoding SusC/RagA family TonB-linked outer membrane protein → MRTYIKTALVLFFLLCFTSIGWAQTGSIEGQVTESNGTTMPGVNVVVEGQSIGSTTDAEGNFRINSVPIGVVEVTARFIGYSTQTKEVEVTADEVVRVNFTLRTSTMNLDEVVVTGTGGEVERQSLGHTISSVNMSGVENVSSNSVQDALQGKIAGVSINTQSGAIDQEPKIRIRGTSSLAMSNQPLIYVDGVRVNGTGGFAPGFDAGGLGSPSGLSNINFDAIERVEILKGPAAATLYGSQANAGVMQIFTTQGSEQSAPKFDIELGASVHQMPDRFKKNAGFAETPAEQQNIRDILGVNVDLYEPFETPVNLIDLYSPGIGQEYSGSVQGGGESMTYFANLRYNHTDGPWNPQSSNFNGGDIGQSSDIYKKFYFSGNLNFIPTDEFRIRAQTSYTNSNIDIYESGITIYTPTSTARYAKPERVGQVSEYDTFGIPLFATVREGTYPQVTDVSNQGRFVLQADYLPSEDITIDASFGIDYRDQRSTNYLPFGYAVDGLAPTSNGEITIGTRQQMIWSLEAKMNWSTNFTENIESKFVTGFQGYHDEQNTSASTGTNFSGPGLEVLGATASQTSTSGFQEVVNAGLFAQEQIDYSDWVYFTVGVRLDASSAFGDDFNYATYPKVSASFLPTDAFDFEINNVSTIRLRAAWGQSGQQPGAFDRFTTFVPVNSPEGSGVLPGNPGNPDLKPEVATEWEAGFELGLLEDRIGIEATYWDRIVEDALIDRTFAPSGGFTTPQLTNAAELKARGVELGLNSDVIQSQKLDLSVFVNAAYLYENINSLGGEPPIKVDASYIRDRMFIKEGYAPGSYFGTKLPTGIDFPFDSNQDGTPDTQSELENFFSGPVDPGTFNSAIMVAGPDGEALPGGSTYLDHYLGKQTPDWEGSFGFNANLFENFTISSRFQYAAGNYYHHNLTDAFRRVNSAIGRNVMKSAELEATLKNPNSSTSERISAARTWVNEMVSLSPFDGLNEIEKADYIRWQNLSISYQIPSEKVESLGINNASLTLSGSNIALWSKYGGVDPLATGEGSLGQGASLQENFGGGMDTYGTPLLRSYTMTLKFDF, encoded by the coding sequence ATGAGGACATATATAAAAACGGCTCTGGTTTTATTTTTCCTTTTGTGTTTTACAAGTATCGGATGGGCACAAACAGGAAGTATAGAAGGACAGGTTACGGAAAGTAATGGAACGACAATGCCTGGAGTTAATGTGGTTGTTGAAGGGCAAAGTATTGGATCTACAACCGATGCAGAGGGTAATTTTCGTATAAATTCGGTGCCCATAGGAGTGGTAGAAGTAACGGCTCGTTTTATCGGGTATAGTACCCAAACAAAAGAAGTTGAAGTGACTGCGGATGAAGTTGTTCGAGTCAATTTCACATTAAGAACTTCAACGATGAATTTAGATGAAGTTGTTGTAACTGGAACGGGGGGAGAGGTGGAACGCCAATCGTTAGGTCACACTATTTCTTCTGTTAATATGAGCGGGGTGGAAAATGTTTCTTCAAATTCTGTACAGGATGCCTTGCAAGGTAAAATTGCTGGAGTGAGTATTAATACCCAGAGTGGTGCGATTGATCAAGAACCAAAGATACGAATCCGGGGTACCTCAAGTTTGGCAATGTCAAACCAACCATTGATATATGTTGATGGGGTTCGAGTTAATGGGACTGGAGGTTTTGCTCCGGGATTTGATGCTGGGGGGTTAGGTTCTCCATCAGGGTTATCCAATATAAATTTTGATGCTATAGAAAGAGTTGAAATTCTGAAAGGTCCAGCTGCTGCAACTCTTTATGGATCACAAGCAAATGCAGGGGTAATGCAGATTTTTACGACACAAGGAAGTGAGCAGTCGGCTCCAAAGTTTGATATTGAGTTAGGAGCCAGTGTTCATCAAATGCCAGATAGATTTAAGAAAAATGCTGGTTTTGCAGAGACGCCAGCTGAGCAGCAAAATATAAGAGATATCCTGGGGGTGAATGTTGATTTATATGAACCATTTGAGACTCCCGTTAACCTTATTGACTTGTATAGTCCTGGGATTGGTCAAGAATACTCAGGTTCGGTGCAAGGTGGCGGAGAGTCAATGACCTATTTTGCTAATCTTCGATATAATCATACTGATGGTCCTTGGAACCCTCAGTCCTCAAATTTTAATGGTGGAGATATTGGGCAATCAAGTGATATTTATAAAAAGTTTTATTTTAGTGGAAATTTAAACTTTATACCCACCGATGAGTTTCGGATACGAGCTCAAACATCTTACACAAATTCCAATATTGATATCTATGAAAGTGGCATTACTATTTATACGCCAACAAGTACTGCCCGATATGCCAAGCCAGAGCGAGTTGGACAAGTAAGTGAATATGATACTTTTGGAATCCCCTTATTTGCAACAGTAAGAGAGGGGACGTATCCACAAGTAACGGATGTGTCTAATCAAGGAAGGTTTGTTCTACAGGCTGATTACTTACCTTCTGAAGATATTACAATCGATGCTTCGTTTGGTATAGATTACCGTGATCAGCGAAGTACTAATTATTTGCCATTTGGTTATGCTGTTGATGGATTAGCTCCTACTTCAAATGGTGAGATAACTATTGGTACAAGGCAACAAATGATTTGGTCTTTAGAGGCAAAAATGAATTGGTCAACAAATTTCACGGAAAATATCGAATCGAAATTTGTCACTGGCTTTCAAGGATACCATGATGAACAGAATACCTCTGCCAGTACGGGGACTAATTTTTCAGGTCCAGGATTAGAAGTTTTAGGTGCGACTGCTTCTCAAACCAGTACATCTGGTTTCCAAGAAGTGGTAAACGCTGGTTTATTTGCCCAAGAGCAAATTGACTATAGCGATTGGGTTTATTTTACAGTTGGAGTTAGATTAGATGCAAGTAGTGCTTTTGGGGATGATTTTAATTATGCCACCTATCCCAAGGTTTCAGCATCATTTTTACCGACGGATGCTTTTGATTTTGAAATCAATAATGTTTCAACAATAAGATTACGTGCAGCTTGGGGGCAATCAGGTCAACAGCCGGGTGCATTTGATAGATTTACAACCTTTGTTCCGGTTAATTCTCCCGAAGGTTCTGGGGTATTACCAGGAAATCCGGGCAATCCAGATTTAAAGCCTGAAGTAGCTACAGAATGGGAGGCTGGTTTTGAACTTGGGTTATTAGAAGATCGAATAGGAATAGAAGCAACTTATTGGGATAGAATTGTGGAAGACGCACTTATCGACCGAACCTTTGCACCATCGGGAGGGTTTACCACTCCGCAGCTTACAAATGCTGCAGAGCTCAAAGCCCGGGGAGTAGAATTGGGGTTGAATAGTGATGTTATACAAAGTCAAAAACTTGATTTAAGTGTTTTTGTAAACGCTGCTTATTTGTATGAAAATATTAATTCTCTTGGAGGAGAGCCTCCGATAAAGGTTGACGCAAGTTATATTCGTGACAGAATGTTTATTAAAGAGGGTTATGCACCGGGTTCTTATTTTGGCACTAAGTTACCAACGGGTATTGACTTTCCATTTGATAGCAATCAGGACGGTACCCCTGATACGCAATCAGAACTTGAAAACTTTTTCTCTGGTCCAGTAGATCCTGGTACATTTAATTCGGCTATCATGGTAGCTGGCCCTGATGGCGAAGCGTTACCCGGAGGATCGACCTACTTAGATCATTATCTTGGTAAGCAAACTCCTGATTGGGAAGGAAGTTTTGGGTTTAATGCAAATCTATTTGAAAATTTCACAATAAGTTCTCGCTTTCAGTATGCAGCGGGCAATTATTACCATCATAACTTAACCGATGCTTTTAGGAGAGTGAATAGTGCTATTGGACGGAACGTTATGAAGTCTGCTGAATTGGAAGCTACGTTAAAAAATCCAAACAGTAGTACAAGTGAAAGAATATCAGCAGCCCGCACTTGGGTTAATGAGATGGTTTCTCTTTCTCCCTTTGATGGGCTTAACGAAATCGAAAAAGCGGACTACATAAGATGGCAAAATTTGAGTATCTCCTATCAAATTCCATCGGAAAAGGTCGAAAGTTTGGGAATCAATAATGCTTCTTTGACGCTTTCCGGAAGTAATATCGCATTATGGAGTAAGTACGGTGGGGTTGATCCACTGGCCACTGGAGAAGGTAGCTTGGGTCAGGGGGCCTCATTACAAGAAAACTTTGGTGGCGGTATGGATACCTATGGAACGCCACTGCTAAGAAGTTATACAATGACTCTCAAGTTTGATTTTTAA